Within Candidatus Marinimicrobia bacterium CG08_land_8_20_14_0_20_45_22, the genomic segment AAACCAGTTTCATTTTGCTTGCTCCGATTTGTGGATTCCGGCGACGCCTTTGATCAGCCGCCAAACATTTTTCAGGTTCAGCGTTACCAGCGATTTGGCGATAAAGCCAATTCCGTCCAGAAAGACAAAAATGGGAATCGTCAACCAGTGATACCAGCGGGCGTATTTACGGAAAAACCGGAGATTGCCGCGGATTTTGTTGCGGATTTTGTATGCCGTCAATCCGCCGCCGGAAGACGAGGAAATCTTGTGCCAGATCTTTGATTGTGGGATATAAATGATTTTGTATCCGGCATTCCGGGCGCGCTGGCAAAGGTCGGCGTCCTCGGAATACATATGGTAGCTTTCGTCGAATCCGCCGAGTTTCTCAAACAATTCCGTTCGAATCAGCTGTGTACAACCGGTCAGATAACTAACTTCCCGCTGTTGATCTAACCGGCTACTGTCTTTGCGGCGAAGCCCGTAATGTCCGGTCTTGCCTTGGAAAAAACTGACGAATCCGCCAGCCGACCAGATAACGTCCGGTTGATCAAAATGAAAGATTTTCGGCCCTACCATGCCGATCTTTTCATCGCTTGAAATGGCGCCGACAAG encodes:
- a CDS encoding glycosyltransferase family 2 protein, whose product is MNSLVAIIIVNWNGKQVTSECLQSLRAVDYSSFNVYVVDNASSDGSVDEIARSFPEVRLIQSTENRFYAGGNNYGFQIAKQDKPEFVLFLNNDTVVDKDFLKYLVGAISSDEKIGMVGPKIFHFDQPDVIWSAGGFVSFFQGKTGHYGLRRKDSSRLDQQREVSYLTGCTQLIRTELFEKLGGFDESYHMYSEDADLCQRARNAGYKIIYIPQSKIWHKISSSSGGGLTAYKIRNKIRGNLRFFRKYARWYHWLTIPIFVFLDGIGFIAKSLVTLNLKNVWRLIKGVAGIHKSEQAK